The sequence below is a genomic window from Vespula pensylvanica isolate Volc-1 chromosome 1, ASM1446617v1, whole genome shotgun sequence.
CAGAGAAAAGCAAGACAAAATCTCGTGTGTATTTGGCAGGGAAAGAAAGCACGGTAATTAtgaattcaataatttatttatagttattaatagacagtatattataatcgattgTATTGTGATTTTTGAACTTTTACAAATTAGGTTAAAGCCGTTGAACTACTACAAAGTAggttaaataatagaaagcgAAGTTGGGATAATAAGGATAACGATAAGAGTCACAAAATGACACATCGTTGTACAAGCATGCCGTTACAAAAGAAATCGGATTATGTATCTCTTACAGGATTTTCCAAAAGTTTACTTATGTTAGAGGTTAGATCGCATTTAGGTAAACAAAACTGGAAGCATATACAACACTTATTTCCATACTTATTAGATTATTCCAATGAAATTGAGTATTTAATTTGGCGTTATGCATTAACGATTTTGTTATATAGTCCCAATAGCAAGTCATCCAATTTACAacaatttttagaaatttgcGTTGGTAATCATAGACTGAACGATAGGAAAGAATTAgagaaattattgttattacaaaGTAAGAACTTTGGCAATTCATAAATGTGTTATTAACATATTGAATGCCATTGGAATCACCAACAATTGGTACTGAATTTGTTTATAGCGTCATAAGGACCACCGGTAACTGGTTACACCAAGATCAGTAAAATCACATGattacaataaatatgaatatttataaatttttcaatactaTTATCGTTAATACAATGTTGTGAAGACCCTAGGTAAGacaaatttattgaatatgATTGTATATCTCAACTTATctgttgtaaataatattttaaaataatatgtatcgTACAATGACAGATTCATGTTGGCATTGTGGACCAGTCATGTAATATTAGTGCTGCATTCAATGtgttaaatttgtataaaacaaatatatataaaataaaagataaaatgaaaaaaaaaatatattgttatatagattttaataatgtaaaagatttaactagttttattattataaaattgtacaaaaaaaaaaaaaaaatagtacctaaattaaatatagaatagaataatttattcataataagTTTTAGATTTATGGAATAAACATATAAGAGGTCTGATTTTCCAATATAAAAGTATTGCAGTAAGTCTTTGTGACCTTAATAAAGAGGggagaaacaaaacaaaaaaaaactttatcaaagaaaagattctACATCactttattacaataaatgtaCAAGTCATTGAATGAAAGcgcgatttataaaaatgattccgTTTAATTACAACGAATTGTAATGtagaatttttcaatagattgaaaaatattcgacttTAGTCGGTACTTGTATGCATCGGTACTGAACGTAAGTCGTTTACGAGAGATCGTAAAAGAAGGGCTTGCAAAGGCAATATATCTTTCATGCACGTTTGATCATATTTTGGAAACGGAAATAAACTTTGTAAAAAACTTATCAATACACATACAAAAAAttcgttcatattttttaatgatttttctgatttttcctttttttttttctttttttcttctttctttttccttttcttcttttatcaattACGATAGATACGAAAGATGGAtcaattatcgatcgtttcaatCGAAAATCCGTTAAATAGACAGGAACGCTTCTTTTGCTACGTGCAAACGATTTGATATGCTGTAAGAAATAGAGTGACGATATTTCTTAAACATCGTAATTTgcatttctttataatttataacttaCAGACctcatatatatcttttataaacacCGTTTATGTGTCATCTGATAGCTTTCTGTCCTATTTTAGAACGAACAAGATCCCAAGACATAGACGACACATCAGACTTGGTACATAAATCCATGATAATTTCTGCCTTTTTACTTGCTCTTAAGGCTCCCAAGCATGTACCAATTGCCATATTGTAAATAGGTGTACCATTCTGAATATTAATCCACGTGTGTATTCtcattacatattaattatctactatggtatataagaaatttaaaaaaaaagagagagagagagagaaagaagaaaaaagagggaaaaaaaatgaaagaagcaaaaagaagaaaagaaaaatacttacaGAGCTTTTATGTCGCCAATCTTGATTTCCACCCATCTCGTGACACTTTCCAAGCTTTGGTACCTTCCCTCCTCCCTCCATACAAAGCACTTGCCCAAGTATCAATTCATTTTTTGCCGTTTCATACCACATCTATGTATACGAAAAAAGCTATTGTTGAATATTACACAATGAAGATCCAGTTCTTGATGTTGGATCATTTACTTATTTCAAGTTCTTACTTTCTAATTCTTACCTGTGATTTAATTCTTAAACAAGGAGCTAAAATGAGTTTCGAACCTTTAGTTTTGATATCTCTTTCACTTTGGATGCACAATGTGGAATTAGTAAGTCTGATTTGATATTGATcaatgtaatttctttttcttgaatgCCAAGGTTGCATCGGTTTTTGTTCTAACTTTGACCATTTGTCCTTTAATTGACTTTCATTATCATCCGGCAATGCTAATTCAGGGTAAACTACTTTGAGATACCAAGCAAAACTTTTGCAGTTTAATCTTTGTCGTAAAGCAATTCTATCAGAAATATCAccataatctatttttttaacattttttaaaaaataatctttatattcGTCCATCCATACATGTGCAACgcgtaaagaattttttagcATCGTATCATATTGTTCGTTACTACCATATGGCCTGCGTCTTCTGAAAACATGACCAACTCTAGAACATGGTATAAGTTCAATACTTCCACCACACATCCATAtctggaaataaaaagaggtaTTTGTAATTCGTGTATAATTTTGGCTCTTTTGCATCAACTATTATACATTGCtatattttaatcttactCTAAAGGAGATTTCTAGATTTTCACCACCCCAAATATCCATGCCAGGATCATATTCACCTAATTCCATAAAGTATGTTTTGTCAATAGCAAATAATCCTCCTGCCATAGTTGGCGATCTAT
It includes:
- the LOC122628433 gene encoding uncharacterized protein LOC122628433 isoform X4 encodes the protein MTEKSKTKSRVYLAGKESTVKAVELLQSRLNNRKRSWDNKDNDKSHKMTHRCTSMPLQKKSDYVSLTGFSKSLLMLEVRSHLEICVGNHRLNDRKELEKLLLLQSKNFGNS
- the LOC122628433 gene encoding uncharacterized protein LOC122628433 isoform X7, with translation MTEKSKTKSRVYLAGKESTVKAVELLQSRLNNRKRSWDNKDNDKSHKMTHRCTSMPLQKKSDYVSLTGFSKSLLMLEIYGINI
- the LOC122628433 gene encoding uncharacterized protein LOC122628433 isoform X3; the protein is MTEKSKTKSRVYLAGKESTVKAVELLQSRLNNRKRSWDNKDNDKSHKMTHRCTSMPLQKKSDYVSLTGFSKSLLMLEVRSHLDLWNKHIRGLIFQYKSIAVSLCDLNKEGRNKTKKNFIKEKILHHFITINVQVIE
- the LOC122628433 gene encoding uncharacterized protein LOC122628433 isoform X5, whose amino-acid sequence is MTEKSKTKSRVYLAGKESTVKAVELLQSRLNNRKRSWDNKDNDKSHKMTHRCTSMPLQKKSDYVSLTGFSKSLLMLEVRSHLEICVGNHRLNDRKELEKLLLLQTS
- the LOC122628433 gene encoding uncharacterized protein LOC122628433 isoform X6; protein product: MTEKSKTKSRVYLAGKESTVKAVELLQSRLNNRKRSWDNKDNDKSHKMTHRCTSMPLQKKSDYVSLTGFSKSLLMLEVRSHLAS
- the LOC122628433 gene encoding uncharacterized protein LOC122628433 isoform X2; amino-acid sequence: MTEKSKTKSRVYLAGKESTVKAVELLQSRLNNRKRSWDNKDNDKSHKMTHRCTSMPLQKKSDYVSLTGFSKSLLMLEVRSHLGKQNWKHIQHLFPYLLDYSNEIEYLIWRYALTILLYSPNSKSSNLQQFLEICVGNHRLNDRKELEKLLLLQTS
- the LOC122628433 gene encoding uncharacterized protein LOC122628433 isoform X1, whose product is MTEKSKTKSRVYLAGKESTVKAVELLQSRLNNRKRSWDNKDNDKSHKMTHRCTSMPLQKKSDYVSLTGFSKSLLMLEVRSHLGKQNWKHIQHLFPYLLDYSNEIEYLIWRYALTILLYSPNSKSSNLQQFLEICVGNHRLNDRKELEKLLLLQSKNFGNS